The following coding sequences are from one Polyodon spathula isolate WHYD16114869_AA chromosome 7, ASM1765450v1, whole genome shotgun sequence window:
- the LOC121319054 gene encoding homeobox protein DBX2-like — translation MGNKRAEARNDCMQLLVGAQYISKTDRNKLAEHLGLKESQVKIWFQNRRMKRRNSKEKETFCHKSCEEEDDNSLESELLNEYTICAAAAAEVGFTNHSPLHQRELVCIPAKEQCGNS, via the exons ATGGGGAATAAGCGTGCCGAAGCAAGAAACGATTGCATGCAATTACTTGTGGGTGCTCAATACATCAGCAAAACGGATAGAAACAAGCTTGCAGAACACCTTGGACTGAAGGAGTCACAG GTGAAGATCTGGTTCCAGAACCGAAGGATGAAGAGGAGAAACTCTAAAGAGAAAGAGACCTTCTGCCATAAATCTTGTGAAGAAGAAGATGATAATTCGCTGGAGAGTGAATTACTCAATGAATACACTATTTGTGCAGCAGCAGCCGCGGAAgttggattcacaaatcacagtCCATTGCACCAAAGGGAACTCGTTTGCATTCCAGCAAAGGAACAGTGCGGTAATTCATAA